ATGAACAGCGCCAACGCAAAATCCCTTATGGGTAGGCTTCCGAAGAGAAGGAGGCACAAAACGACTATCAGTGTCGTGAGTGAGGTTATTATCGTTCGCGAGAAGACCTGACTCAGGCTCTTGTTTACGATATCATAAAATGGCAGTTTGCGGAGTTTTGCCATGTTCTCTCGAATTCTATCTGATATGACTATCGAGTCGTTTATCGAATAACCGACAATGGTAAGCAATGCTGCTACGATCGATAGGTTAATTTCCTTGTTTAAAATCGAGAATATCCCCAGTGTTATGAACGCATCGTGGAAAAGCGCCAGTACCGATGCCACGCCAAACCTGAGCTGGAATCTTATCCAGATGTATATCAGCATCAAAAACAGCGCTATTACTATGGCTTTTATAGCTTTGCGTCTCAGCTCTACGCCGACTTTGGGTCCCACCTTTTCATTGGAAAGTATTTTTATGTCATACCCTTCCTGTGGTGTAAGATGAGCCCCAAGCGCGTCAAGGATAACTCCCGTTATATCTTTGTATTTTTCGTCAAGCTCCATCGGGATGCGAAGCATTATCCATGGCTTTTCGCCTTTTATAGTCTGCGCCTCGATTCCCGTCAGACCAGCGCTGGCAAGGATTGAGCGTATTTCGCCAATGTCAGCCTTTTTGCCGAGGGATATTTCGAGAACTCGTCCACCGGTAAAATCAATACCGTATCTTGGCCCACCATGAACTATAAGCGAAACAAGGCTTGCCAGAATTAGTATTCCCGAGATTGCGAAAGCTATTTTTCGCGGTTTTAAAAAGTCCCATTCGATGGTCTGGAAAAATTGCATTTTTATCCCTCCAGTGCTTTATATAGATATTGTTTCTTTCTTTAGTCCCACAACATACCAGTCGAAAATCATTCTTGTAACGACTATGGCAGTGTACATTGATATGAGAAGACCGAGCATAAGTGTTATGGCGAAACCTTTTATCGGTCCTGTTCCGAAATTAAACAGCACCAGTGCTGCTATTAAAGTCGTCACATTTGCGTCTATTATCGTTACTATAACTCTGTTGTAGCCAGCCTCTATAGCCATTCTTATGGTTTTTCCTGTTCGCAATTCCTCTCGTATTCGCTCGTATATCAGAACATTGGCATCAACCGCCATACCTATAGTCAGGATTATTCCTGCTATTCCGGGGAGAGTTAGCGTGGCGTTAAGCATGGCAAGTGCGCCAAGGAGAAGTATTAGATTAAGGATTAATGCTATGTCAGCGACTATACCGGCAAACTTGTAATAGACTATCATAAAGATCATTACCAATATTAACCCTATTATAGCGGCGTTTTTGCCTTTTCTTATTGAGTCCTCGCCGAGAAGTGGGCCAACGCTACGCTCTTCTATTATGTTAAGCGGGACAGGTAGTGAGCCAGCGCGCAGAACTATAGTTATTATTTTTGCCTCATCAACATTTCTTATTCCCTCTATTATTGCTCTGCCACTTGGTATTCTGTCGTTTATCACCGGCGCTGTGAATACTTTTCCATTAAGGACTATTGCGAGTCGCTTTTTAATGTTTGCGCCCGTTACCCTTGCGAAAATTTTAGTTCCTTGAGCATCGAAATTGAGGTATACCACTGGCGCGTTGGGTGTTCTTCCGCCGCCGAGTCGCCAGGAAGCGCTTTTTAGGTGGGCGCCCGTAAGCTCTGCCTTATCTCGTAGAAGATACAGTTTTTTCACGCGGGTGCCCTCGTAGTCGGAAAAGTGAGCATCCCAGAGGAGGGTCGAGTGGGGTATGAGTTTTTTCACTTCCGGAAGTTTTAGAAGATTGTCCACGACATTAACATAGGATGCGATAACCATTATGTCGTTGTTTTTCACGAATACCATTGATGAGAACGGTCTTTCTTCAGCGGGAACTTCTTCTTCTGGTGCCGGGGTGGGTTTTTCCTCGGCTTTTTCAGCTTCTTTCCCGAATATAGCCTTGCCAGTTATTACGGTAGTTTCCTTTTTCGCCGTTTTTGTGGATTCGATGTGGGCAGCAACCTCGGTGGTTTCTTTTTCAGCCTTTGCTAAAAGTGATTCCGCCACTGCTTTTGTCGTTTCTGCAAGCTCTGTTGTTTCGGCTTCAGCTTTTTCACCAATCTTACCAGCTTTTGCCATTTCGAGGTATTCGGGATGCTCTTCAAGCAGTCTATCCATAGCGTCTACGAATCTTTTCACATCGTTGGCATCGCGCATTAACCTGAATTCCAATAACGCTGTTTCCTGGATTAGTTGTTTCGCCCGTTCTATGTCCTGGATGCCCGGGAGTTCCACGATTATTCGCGTTTCGCCAGCCCTTTGGATAACAGGCTCAGCTACGCCGAATTGGTCGACTCTCGTGCGGATAACCTCGAGTGCCTCATCTATTGGTATTTCCGCCATGTCAGGAGGAAGTTTGGTGGTATCCACCTCGTAAACGAGATGAGTGCCTCCTTTTAGGTCCAATCCCAAACGCAACCCTTTCAGCTGCAGGCTATCGACCAGTGCTGGATTTTCCTTCCTTACTTTTTCGGGAAGGGTGGCGAGTCTTATGGTGGGATATAGATAATAAAGTGCTATTAAAACAAGAATTATGGTTAGAACCAATTTCCACGCTATGCCTTTCATTTATTCCTCCCTTAATTATGTCAAGCAGTGAAAATATTATTTAACATAATGATGTCAAACTAAAGTTACAATTTAAGTTTTAGTTTTCAAGTTTTCCAGCAAAATTGTTGACTAATTCATTTTTAATGCGATTTTGGAACTGATATGGCTATCAGGACATCGAAGATAGGCAAGAGTCACGATGAGGAAACATCATTTTTTGGGCGTGGCTCAAAGATTAGCGGTGCACCAGAGGAAGAGGGCATAGTGGTGAAGCAGGTTGACGACCTCGTTCGTGTGCGGATAACGCGAAGTTCAGCCTGCGCATCGTGCGCTGTAGCCGATAAATGTCCGCTAACGAATCTTGGCATGAAGGGCAAAGGGGAGTGGCAGGTCTGGGCGCGAAACAAGGTCTCAGCAAAGGTGGGGGACAAGGTAAAAATAGTTATAGCACCATCACGCTACATACTAATAGCAGCGATAATATTCATATTGCCTGTAGCGGTTCTCTTACTGTCCTATCTTTTTTTCCGCTTTATCGGAATGGCTGACAATAAAGCCGTTGTGTCCTCGGTTTTCATGGCATTCATAAGCTATTTCGTGATTCGAACCATGGAGCGCTCTAAACTCGCCACGCAATCGTATGAGGTTGTTGAGGTTATAGGGCAGGAACAACAACAAGACGAAAGTTAAGCGATTTCCCTAATTCGGCAATCCAGCATTGTTTGTGTTGTCATCTATTTTTTATTTTAAATCTCCGCGGTCCCCGAGTGTCCGCGGTCTCCGCGATTCCGTCCTCTTAACCTATTACCTATTGACTCCATGGTATCCTTGACTTTTGATTAGCAGGTGGGAATATTCATCTAAATGGAGAAAGATGCGAAAATTAATAGGCTAAAAGAACTTTACAAAGAAAAAGAAAGCATAATAAGCCGAAGAGTCGCTGAGTTCCGCAGATTATGGGAAAGCGGAGATGAAGTTGATTACCTTAAAGAACTCGTCTTTTGCATTCTAACTCCTCAGTCGAAAGCTAAGATATGCTGGCAGAAAGTCTTGGAGCTTTTTGAAGAAAAGCTAATATTTGGGGGCAGTATAGAAGATATAGCATCGGTGTTGACTGGCGTTAGATTCAGGTTCAACAAGGCACGATACATCGTGTTTGCCCGCGAAAAATTTATAGCGGACGGGAAAATAATCCTGCGAGAAAAGATAAAACAATTCGAGCAACCTCTGCAAGCGAGAGAGTGGCTTGTCAAAAGCATCAAAGGAATGGGCTACAAAGAGGCGAGCCATTTCCTGCGAAACATCGGCTTTGGAGAAAATCTCGCAATACTGGACAGGCATATTCTTAAAAATCTAAAGCATTTCGGGGTGATAAGTGAAATTCCAAAATCGCTAACACGAAAAAAGTATATTGGGATAGAGAAGAAATTCCTGTCTTTTGCAGAGATTGTTAATATCCCGCCAGCTCACCTCGACCTCCTTCTATGGCGCAAGGAAACAGGCGAGGTATTCAAATGACTATTGCGCAAAATTTTGAAAAGGATACGGAATAGGATTCTAAATCTTTAATCACGGCACTTCGACTTTAGCAAGTATTATTCTTACTATGTCCTCGGATGTTTTTTCCTCCGCCTCCGCCTCATATGTTATGAGCACTCTGTGTCGCAAAACATCCATAGCTATTGCGCGCACATCCTCTGGGGTAACATATCCACGCCTGTCGAGGAATGCGTGAGCCTGCGCAGCAAGACGAAGGTACATCGTTGCCCGCGGCGACGCTCCCCATGCTATAAGAGGTTTAAGCTCTTCAAGGCCGTATTGTTCAGGATAACGGGTAGCAAAAACAATATCGAGTATATAATCCTCTATCTTCTGGTCAACATAGACATCTCTTACTACCTCCCTTGCGCGAAGAATATCCTCTGGCTCTACTACCTTCTCGGCTTGTGGCGGGTTTATTTGCGTATGAATCTCCATTATTTTGCGCTCTTCCTCGCGATTAGGATAATCTATTATAACTTTGAGCATAAATCTGTCTATTTGCGCCTCGGGTAGAGGATATGTTCCCTGTTGTTCGATGGGGTTCTGGGTTGCCATAACGAGGAACGGCTTTGGAAGCGGGAAATTGTTTTCTCCTATGGTAACCTGTCTTTCCTGCATAGCCTCAAGCAATGCCGACTGAACCTTAGCTGGTGCACGGTTTATCTCATCGGCA
Above is a window of bacterium DNA encoding:
- a CDS encoding SoxR reducing system RseC family protein; its protein translation is MAIRTSKIGKSHDEETSFFGRGSKISGAPEEEGIVVKQVDDLVRVRITRSSACASCAVADKCPLTNLGMKGKGEWQVWARNKVSAKVGDKVKIVIAPSRYILIAAIIFILPVAVLLLSYLFFRFIGMADNKAVVSSVFMAFISYFVIRTMERSKLATQSYEVVEVIGQEQQQDES
- the secD gene encoding protein translocase subunit SecD, producing the protein MKGIAWKLVLTIILVLIALYYLYPTIRLATLPEKVRKENPALVDSLQLKGLRLGLDLKGGTHLVYEVDTTKLPPDMAEIPIDEALEVIRTRVDQFGVAEPVIQRAGETRIIVELPGIQDIERAKQLIQETALLEFRLMRDANDVKRFVDAMDRLLEEHPEYLEMAKAGKIGEKAEAETTELAETTKAVAESLLAKAEKETTEVAAHIESTKTAKKETTVITGKAIFGKEAEKAEEKPTPAPEEEVPAEERPFSSMVFVKNNDIMVIASYVNVVDNLLKLPEVKKLIPHSTLLWDAHFSDYEGTRVKKLYLLRDKAELTGAHLKSASWRLGGGRTPNAPVVYLNFDAQGTKIFARVTGANIKKRLAIVLNGKVFTAPVINDRIPSGRAIIEGIRNVDEAKIITIVLRAGSLPVPLNIIEERSVGPLLGEDSIRKGKNAAIIGLILVMIFMIVYYKFAGIVADIALILNLILLLGALAMLNATLTLPGIAGIILTIGMAVDANVLIYERIREELRTGKTIRMAIEAGYNRVIVTIIDANVTTLIAALVLFNFGTGPIKGFAITLMLGLLISMYTAIVVTRMIFDWYVVGLKKETISI
- a CDS encoding MoxR family ATPase produces the protein MSINITELNERIREESAFVDRLRNEIYKVIVGQRRVIDRLLIGLLADGHILLEGVPGLAKTLMIRTLADCINASFKRIQFTPDLLPADITGTLIYNQQTGEFVPKKGPIFANFILADEINRAPAKVQSALLEAMQERQVTIGENNFPLPKPFLVMATQNPIEQQGTYPLPEAQIDRFMLKVIIDYPNREEERKIMEIHTQINPPQAEKVVEPEDILRAREVVRDVYVDQKIEDYILDIVFATRYPEQYGLEELKPLIAWGASPRATMYLRLAAQAHAFLDRRGYVTPEDVRAIAMDVLRHRVLITYEAEAEEKTSEDIVRIILAKVEVP
- the secF gene encoding protein translocase subunit SecF, with the translated sequence MQFFQTIEWDFLKPRKIAFAISGILILASLVSLIVHGGPRYGIDFTGGRVLEISLGKKADIGEIRSILASAGLTGIEAQTIKGEKPWIMLRIPMELDEKYKDITGVILDALGAHLTPQEGYDIKILSNEKVGPKVGVELRRKAIKAIVIALFLMLIYIWIRFQLRFGVASVLALFHDAFITLGIFSILNKEINLSIVAALLTIVGYSINDSIVISDRIRENMAKLRKLPFYDIVNKSLSQVFSRTIITSLTTLIVVLCLLLFGSLPIRDFALALFIGVIVGTYSSIYIVSPIVVQWEKWFPKRVGVRGRPHTARAR
- a CDS encoding N-glycosylase/DNA lyase, yielding MEKDAKINRLKELYKEKESIISRRVAEFRRLWESGDEVDYLKELVFCILTPQSKAKICWQKVLELFEEKLIFGGSIEDIASVLTGVRFRFNKARYIVFAREKFIADGKIILREKIKQFEQPLQAREWLVKSIKGMGYKEASHFLRNIGFGENLAILDRHILKNLKHFGVISEIPKSLTRKKYIGIEKKFLSFAEIVNIPPAHLDLLLWRKETGEVFK